CAAGCGAGTGTATTAAAGTAGCAGGGACTGAGGGCGAGAGTGAAGCTAATGAAAAGCGTGGAGGGATGGCTTTTTGTCACAGGTCTGTAATTGCAGTCTCAGAGAGGgcaatgtttaaataaataaataaataaataaacaagcctTGCTTGGAGTAGGATGTTGTAGTGTGGAGTCAATAGCTTTCAGAAATGAAGTTGTTTGTTGAACAAAGTAGTCTGTTCAAAAAATTTTAGTTCAGCACTACTTTGGTTTCTCTACATTTTTTGCCATGGTCTCTTATCCTTTGTCTAGGTTTCACTAGGGTCAAAATCTTTTGTATTAGTTAGACTCCCCTCTGTCACACAATCATCAGATCTCTGTAAGAGGGCAGTGGCATTTGATCTGCTGTGTGACTCTGCAGGATTCTTTCTGACGTTCTCTATCCCTGCTCCTCACATTCTTGTTCAGCACCTAATTGATTTGGTCATCTAATCTCTGTCGAATCGAGTGTAGAAAGAAAGCCATGATTAAAGAGTTCCCCTTTGAGAGTTGCATCAGCTCAGAGGTCAGGTGCTGGTTTGCAGGAGCAAAATCAGTTGTTGACTTGCTCCATTCAGCTTCATCTCACTTGGCCTGTGTGTGGACAGGCCAATAACCATCCCAGTTACCCAGCGACCTCCTCTGGGACAGAGTGAGTGTCCGGAAAAAGAAGAGTCCTTCTTGGCTAGTATGtgaaaatggaaaagaaaacagatacTTTCTCCCCCAGCTATGCTCCAGCTGAATAGTAGGGATgatacatgtgaccctggaccacaaaaccaaaaaaccaaaaaaccaaaaaacaattttttgaaactgagatttatacatcacatgaaagctaaataaataagctttttgttaggataggtcaatatttggccaagatacaactcaaaacaaatgtgcaaaaaatctaaatatttagaaaatcacctttaaagttgtccaaatgtagttcttagcaatgcatattattaatttaaaaaatcaaaaaaagttattaagatatatttgtgttcaaaaatttacaaaatatcttcatggaacatgatctttacttaatatcctaatgatttttggcataaaattaaaatttatcattttgacccgtGCAAtctatttttggttattgctacaaatatacccgtgctacttaaaactggttttgtggtccagggtcacatatactatATAAATTTGCCACTAACTTCACCAAATGGAATTGCAAAAATAGTAATTGTAATGCCCCAAAGTAATGTCATTGGTAGAGCTAGTGTTGCTGTGTCAGGCTGAATGAGACCAAATTAAGCCCCATTAGATGTGATCATCAACCAACTAGACCTCATCAATCCCTTTAAGACCACTTCAAACATCATTACACCTGTTCAGACTCCATTTGATCAGATCTTAACACATTAAACCACATCAGACACATTAGTCCCAGTTCAGGTCAAGTTAGATGGATAGATGTGCTGTTGTAGTTCATTCCTGGAGTATTTCAACCAATTACTGGGAGTTCTTAGGGATTGTTAGGGTCTCCTGACTGTTTATAGGGTCTTCTTACTGCCTGTTAGAGTGTTTTAgttacttgctgtttttttacatgcaaacacaaacagtaTGTGATAAGAGCATGcatcaaaagcattttattctgtgatattATCTGACCACACACTGGTGTGTACTGTCCGATCAGCAGAGTACTTACTTTTAGTACATAGAATAACTTGCCAAAGTCACAGTCACTGTTTACGAAGTAGCCTACtctgaataattttatttcaactgaGCCAGTAAACTCCAGTTTTCCACAGTGACTGCTTGCAAATTTTCTAGAATCCATGCAATATGCGCAGTTTGTGCAAAACTGACCATACAAAAGATGATCAGAGAGTTTATGTGGACACTGCTGAACACTCAAATGCACACAGTAATGTGACATCAAACATGAGAATTGCACAGTGTCCCAATCCTCCTCCTCATCtccttttcaaactttttcattcaaaaaaaagaGGGAGAGACGTGTCCCACCACATTCAAAGTGAGTTTGGTCCTCTTGACATTATGAGGTTAAGCACAAAGAGAAAGCTATTCGAGCTTAGCTGTGGTCTAATATGGGAATGAGAGCATGAAAGACGTTTCTAATCTGCTAATGCAAAAATCACATTAACTTCCCTAATTCATTTTCGCCACAGCGATGGGATATTAAAGGCTGCAACTCAGGGACCTTTAATAGCGAGATGTAGACATTTTCAAGCTGTTTTGAAGTGTTGAGGatgtgaaagtgtttttttgttgttgtttgtttgtttgacagaGTCTGTGAGAACACAACAGCACAGGAGCTCATATGGCAGTGGATTATCATTGGGAGGCTTTATTGTGTGATGAGACATGAACATTGTTGGggtgtatgtatatgtttattttcaacTGGGTACTTCTCACTGATTATGACTTGCTATGTCTCACAAAAACAATATgtgcaacatttaaaattatttttttgctatatttaaCTGTCATGTTACAAAAATTGGATAAAAATAGTCTCAGATTAaggtttaaaaaatatgatgaaatataaacaaatcgCTATGTAGAAAAACTACAGCCAGTCTTGTTGAATTCTTAGTGATCTCCTTTGTGGCaggaaaaagtaattaaaaagcaaGTCTGGAGAACCATTAAGCTTGTCAAAGGGGGTGGAGCCACTGCAATTTCCTGCTCTAGAAAAATGCACAGCAGGCACCCAACAGACATTCTAGGGATCTCAAGCTTTTATAATAATGGGATTGATGGAGTTTGTCAGTGTTGGATTCTTTCTGCTTACTGCAGTTGGCATGTCTTTAGCACAGTGGTCAGGATTTCAACAAGGCCAGGATCCAATAAGATTCCAACAACAACAGTCACCAGTTTTAGCTGCTCAGCAAGCTGTTCAAGGCCCACAGGCATCAGCTGCTTTTAGGCCTCCAAGACCTGCAATTAGTCCTGCTGGGGTAGATCCATGGAAATTTCAAGAACCTGGAAGTAGTCAGTCCAAACAGCTTATGGAAGCTCCTATGACACCACTGACCTGGCATTTTCCTGTAGTACCAGACGAACCCCAACAGCCAGATGTTAATTTTGAGTTGCATGTACCTACCCCTAAAGAGAGTATTGCTGCACAATGTGGGGAGAGCTCTGTGCATGTGGAGGTTCAGAAGGACTTCTTTGGGACTGGTCAATTTGTGAATCCTTCATTCCTCAGTTTAGGAGGTTGTGCAGCTGTAGGGGAGGATCCAGAAGCTCAAGTGCTCATCTTTGAGTATGAGCTCCAGGCATGTGGTAGCTCTTTGACGGTGAGTGGCCACTTATGAGTCTTGATTACTGTAGTAATTTGAGGGTAGAAATCAAGTTACTGCACCGACTCTTTCTTAATCTAATTTCAGATGACTGACAGTGAGCTGGTCTATACATTTACCCTCCTCTACACTCCTGAGGCTTTAGTAGGAACTCCTATTGTAAGAACTGATGCAGCAGCTGTTGGAATTGAGTGCCACTATTCaaggtttatttatatttattaaaaaaaataataaaattgtttacgCTGTTTTACTACAGGTTACTGAGTTGTTTAATTCTTCTGTTTAGGTTGCACAATGTAAGCAGTGACGTTTTGATGCCCTCTTGGGTTCCTTTTGCTGCTACAAAGGTTGCAGAGGAAGTTCTGGTGTTCTCCTTGAAGCTCATGACTGGTGAGTTTTTACATGTCAGGTTTAGAATGGGCTCTGAAGTATCACTAACACCCCTTTTCTTTCCCTCCCGCCTGCAGATGACTGGATGTATGAGAGGCCGTCTAATCAGTACTTCCTAGGGCAGTTTCTGAATGTTGAAGCTTCTGTAAGGCAGTACAGCCATGTTTCTCTGCGCCTATTTGTGGATAGTTGTGTGGCTACAGCGGTCCCTGACGTGAACTCTGTTCCAAGATATTCCTTTATTGAGAACCATGGGTGTGTAAGCATTAACCTGTGCATCTCCCATGTGCAACCAGAGCCTAAGGCCAAATCTGATAAaatttgtttgttcactactcgcTGCTGTTTGTGTGCACTTGAATGGGTGAAaagcagagcacaaattccgagtatgtgACGCCATACATCACGTCCTTCCCTTTTGCTTCAGGTGCCTGGTTGATGCAAAGCTTACAGGCTCTACTTCCAGTTTTATGCAGCGAGTTCAGAATGACAAACTACACTTTCAGTTAGAAGCTTTCAGATTCCAGCAAGCAAATAGTGGTCAGGTATGTAGTGATGCTGTACTTCAGCACTAAGAGCTGATTGTTGTTCTCCTGCATGAAGgggaaaaatttttttttttttacttaatcttTTTATAGGTCTACATTACATGTGCTTTGAGAGCAGTTATGGCTTCAACCCCCATAAGCCCAGAGAACAAGGCTTGCTCCTTTGCCAATGGGTATATCCTAACTATAAGTTTCTACCACATAAGATCTATTAAGAATGGGTAACCATTTCTCATCTCTTTTATAGATGGCTTTCCGTAGATGGCAATGACCAGGTGTGCATGTGCTGTGATTCCATATGTGGTTCCAGCAGGAAAGTGCGAGCACTATCTGATTCAGGTGAGGATGTCTCCTAAGATCAGTATGACTTGACTCTACAGATAACCTATAACAATGCCTGTGGTTCTTTTACCCTCACCCCCTAAGGTCTTGTTTCTGAAGGGAAAGCAACCATTGGCCCCATTGTAGTCTCTGACTGATGTGGATCGTAAGAAGTGGCCAATAAAGATTTGAAATGGATACTGTGGCATGTCTTGTTCTTTCTAGAGGATAGTGTTTGGTTATTTACAGAGTGAAATGCTTGTGCTCCTGTACCTGCACTGACACCTAATGGATGTAGGCACTGGAGTTTAATTACTAGTGGCACTGAAGTTTTTGGTGTTTGCTGATGGAGAAATGTGCTAAATACCTTTTATAAAACTTGGTACCTGAGTAAGTTTTGGGCTATTCTACAGGGTTAAAATTTAAAGCATTGAAGCCTACATGGAACCTTAAACCATCCAGTTGCGTTTAACCTTTCTATGCAGAGCCAATCCTTCCTATACACAAGTGACTAAGCGGTTATAATTCAAATGAGTTTTTGTTTCTATTAATGCAGTGCATTGTCACCCTTTCACCATTTAAAAATCAGTCAAATCATGTAACTTGATTTCTTGTACAGTCTCTAAATTTGATCTCTTTCTCAATAGCATTTTAGATGCATGTAACAATACAGAATATCTGTTGCTACTTCCATTACATCACAATTTTGATATCTTTGACCTTACAATTTTTTCCAACATTCAAGCTTCCAACACACTGTGACACTTTTTGGTTTCACCTTATTTTgactgtccctttaacacaTTCTATTGACTATAAGTAATGTCTACATATTAGTAGAGTGCTAGGGTTTGAATAAGTTGTcatgtacttgcaaagttacttatgtTGAGTAGACTGTTTGTCTCTTTATTACAAAGTTAGCAGATATTAGCCCCTTCAGACCATGTGTCCATTAAAAAGAGAATTGtatgatatttttatgtttttataatattttataatatgagCAATGCTTGATCATTGATTTAGTCCCTGATCAACCAATCACAATAAAATATGACCCCTAACTTAATCTGATTGAGCTTTAGGCATCACAAAAGAGAGACATAACCGACTagacaggaagaggaggaagCCCACAGTTTACCTTTTAAATGCTGagttatgtaaataatatgtaatgataatattcaaagttattttgaagatcTTTCAGAGTTGCAGaacacaggattttttttttcttttaatttaatgtccATTGCAATTTACATCAGGTCTTGAATTATATCAGCAGAAACCTCATGAATTAGTTGCATAACAGGGTGAGAAATTTGTAGAagcatttcaaagctaaatacaGAGCTacaaattttaatgttaatgttttatgaacATTGATGTCaatgaatgaaattaatattaaaattatttgatttatgtCTACAAAGTGACTATAACCTgtgaatcaattttttttttttttttttttttttataaaccaattttttattggttttagtGAGAAACAGCCATAGTGGATGTGAAATCAGTGAATacacagcaacacacacactcacaccccCTCCACACACACTGATGCTATAATGCACGCAATCATATATTCATCAGAACAATCAGCAAGTACACATAAACCcattcacatacacacaaagaCATGTATACATATACTCTGATTCACCCACTTCAACCAAAAGGATCAAACAAGTTTTTTTGAGACTTCATATCATCTTACCTTTTTTCCACATTCTTACTGCATTGTTCATTCTTACAGTATGTGTTCTTTTCAAAATCTTAAACACTAGTTCAGCTCTAGTGCAAAAACTCTCATACTTATTATGTATGGTTAAAATAtgaggatttttatttttcttcagttcttcagttctttttcttttttatatttcaaaaaaaaaataaaataaaaaaaaaatcctcttcTACACTGCAAGTGGATTCTAAGGAATATTAGCAATCTACAGTATACATGGATTATTGATTCTTTGAATATCTCTTGGAAAAAGTAGACCATCCTAGTATCTCTATTCATCATATAGTACTTTGTATTTGGGACATTAATTTAAATCTTAGTTAATATTTAGAGTGAAGCTTACTGTATATGATGTAAGAAATTATAGTCTGCCTCGACCCAGATTCCACTCCACAATATATGTTTAATCATGCTCATTtcacaatatggcttaattattatagagaagaagaaagtcaaCAGTTATGTTGTTTCTAGACCATTTAGGATGATTACATCCTGAGCAAATGGTGACCCATTGTAGCATGGAAGCGGGTGTGGGACACTGAGAACCATCTCAGACAAAGAGGTGTTAGAACATGATTAACATACAGACCACAGCTGTTATGAAAGGAgcaacttcatttacattaaggGTAGTAAACTTTAACTGTATAAAAGGTTTGAGCTAAGGATGTTCTGGGTTCATTCTGACTCCGTTGAACCCAAGGTACAACATGTACTTTGCCACTGCTATGCTGcaataaacatcttcatcaaGATCTTCTACGTCCTCCTCACTTTTTCTTACACTGGCGAGCCACCCAACGAGAattttccaaaagaaaaaaagcaaggAAAGGTAAGAAAagcagtttctttctttttgctgttttttgtcaGGAAAACACCCTCGtttaaaaaatctagaaaagaaaattttaagGACAGCAGAGAATTTGGTTTAGTCAGTATT
This is a stretch of genomic DNA from Labeo rohita strain BAU-BD-2019 chromosome 20, IGBB_LRoh.1.0, whole genome shotgun sequence. It encodes these proteins:
- the LOC127183031 gene encoding zona pellucida sperm-binding protein 3-like gives rise to the protein MGLMEFVSVGFFLLTAVGMSLAQWSGFQQGQDPIRFQQQQSPVLAAQQAVQGPQASAAFRPPRPAISPAGVDPWKFQEPGSSQSKQLMEAPMTPLTWHFPVVPDEPQQPDVNFELHVPTPKESIAAQCGESSVHVEVQKDFFGTGQFVNPSFLSLGGCAAVGEDPEAQVLIFEYELQACGSSLTMTDSELVYTFTLLYTPEALVGTPIVRTDAAAVGIECHYSRLHNVSSDVLMPSWVPFAATKVAEEVLVFSLKLMTDDWMYERPSNQYFLGQFLNVEASVRQYSHVSLRLFVDSCVATAVPDVNSVPRYSFIENHGCLVDAKLTGSTSSFMQRVQNDKLHFQLEAFRFQQANSGQVYITCALRAVMASTPISPENKACSFANGWLSVDGNDQVCMCCDSICGSSRKVRALSDSGLVSEGKATIGPIVVSD